From the Corynebacterium sp. P3-F1 genome, the window GATAAAGACGCTGTTCTCGACGCGTTGATCTCGCTCATTGAAAGGAGCGCACGATGACCGGACAGAACGATTCCTTTGCTAGGCACAACGATGAAGAGGACCTGGAAGAAACCCAGTTCCAGTACACGCAGTTCAACCCGGACGACTACGAAGGCGAAGTCGTCTCCGAATACGAGGCCTACGAGCAGGCCTATGAGGACGACATCAAAGAAGAGTTCGGAGAAGACTTCGACGATTCCGAGTTCGGTCCCGCTGATTTCGGCGCGGACGACGGTGAGGGCGAGTTCGGTGACTACGAAGACGAGTATGAATACACCGACGAAGAGTGGGAGGAGATCGGGGAGGCCTTCGGAATCACCCCGGACGGCCACATCGAGGAAGCCCTGCCGACCGTGGCCATCGTGGGGCGCCCGAATGTGGGCAAATCCACGCTGGTCAACCGTTTCCTCGGCCGACGTGAAGCCGTCGTCGAGGACCATCCGGGTGTGACCCGCGATCGTGTGAGCTACCTCGCGGACTGGAACGGGCAGCGTTTCTGGGTGCAGGACACCGGCGGTTGGGACCCGGACGCGAAGGGCATTCACGCCTCGATCGCGCACCAGTCGGAAGCGGCGATGGAGGATGCAGACGTCATCGTCATGGTCGTTGACGCCCACGTGGGCGTAACGGATTCCGACGCATTCATGGCGCGCAACCTGCAGCGCTCCGATGTGCCGGTGCTCCTGGTGGCCAATAAATTCGAATCCGAGTCGCAGTGGGGCGATGTCGCCGAGTTCTACTCACTCGGCCTGGGCGACCCGTGGCCAGTCTCGGCGCTGCACGGCCGCGGCGGTGCGGACGTCCTCGACGAGATCGTCAAAGCGTTTCCGGAGGAGCCGAAGGCGGCGGCCTCGATCACGGAGGGCCCGCGCCGCGTAGCACTCGTGGGCAAACCGAATGTGGGCAAGTCGAGTCTGCTGAATAAGCTCTCCAAGTCCGACCGCGCCGTCGTGGACAATGTCGCCGGCACGACTGTAGACCCAGTGGACGAGCTCATTCAGCTCGACGAGAGGCTGTGGCGTTTCATCGACACAGCAGGCCTGCGCAAAAAGGTCAAGAATGCTACCGGGCACGAATACTACGCGTCCCTGCGCACCCGCGGAACGATCGATGCCGCCGAGGTGTGCGTCGTGCTTATCGACGCCTCCCAGGAAATCACCGAGCAAGACCAGCGCGTCATCTCGATGGTGCTCGAAGCGGGCAAGGCCATGGTCATCGCCTTCAATAAATGGGACCTCATGGACGAGGACCGCCGCTACTACTTCGACCGGGAATTCGACCTGCAGTTGAATCAGCTGCCGTGGGTGTCCAAGATCAACATTTCCGCCGAGACGGGCCGTGGCCTGCACCGCCTAGAGAAGGAAATGGTCACCGCGCTGGAGAATTGGGATAAGCGCATCTCCACCGGCCAGCTGAATAACTGGATGCGCGAGGCGATCGCGGCGAACCCGCCGCCGATGAAGAACAACCGCCTGCCGAAGGTCCTCTTCGCCACGATGGTGAGCACCCGTCCGCCGACAATCGTGCTTTTCACTACCGGCTTCCTCGACGGCGGCTACCGCCGCTACTTGGAGCGTAAGTTCCGCGAGCAGTTCGGTTACCACGGCACACCGGTCCGGTTCGCGGTGCGCGTGCGCGAGCGCAACCCGCGGCGCCGGTAGCCCCTTCGATTGCGAAACGAGCAGGAGACCGCCAGATGCCAAATTGTCGGAGCCGAAGGATTGCCCGCACCGTCACCGTGGACGGCATTGAGCGCTCCTACCAGTGCTCCGTCCCTATCACGATTGGCGCCGGCAACCATGGCAAGCCTTTGCCGGTGATCCTGGTTGTCCACGGCAAAGGCGACAACGGCCTCGACTTCCTGATCGGAACCAATCTGGGCACGGCGAACGCCATTGTCGCCGCCCCGACGGGCCAGGGCTTGGCCTGGAGCCCCGCCCCCTATGCGGTCACGACGGTGGAGGAAGACACTGCGTTGATCGATGCGATCCTCGCGGATATCTTTGCGGCGTATCCCGTCGATGAGAGGCGGATCTATTTGGCGGGCTTCTCCAACGGCGGCGGCTTTGCCACCGTGCTAGCCGTCAACGACCCCGAGAGATACGCCGGTGTGGCGACGGTTGCTGGTGCAATTCGCACTGATCTGAACCGGATCGCTTCCGGAGCACCGATCGATTACCTGAACATCCACGGCACCTGGGACGATGTGGTGCCATATGAGGGACAAAACCGCGGTTCGCTCGGGCTGATTCTTCCCGCCGGGGACGTCACTGAGGCCTTTCGGAAGCGCAACGGGGACCGCGCCCGCACAGTTCACATTCCTGTCGAGGGAATGAACCATGAGTGGCCGGCGGGGGTGTGGGCCCGCAGCCGAGGCATCGACGTGACCGAGGAGATTCTTGGTTTCTTCGGTATGGAAACGCTGACCTAAAGCGGCTCGCGCGTTCACCCGGAAAGGGCCGAGATCTTAGTCTTCTCCTGCGCGCCTGTACAGGAAGGCGTCCGTGCGGTAAGGCAGCGGAATCGGCTGGCCGGGATCGAAACCGAGACGGTCGTAGAGATACCAATTCAAGTTGGCAGCGACTTTCTGCCGTGTGGCTTCATTCGCACGCAGCCAGTAGGACCGGGTGCGCGCGAGCGCGAAAAGGTGCTCCGGCGTCACTGCCTCGAACCAGCGAGTGCGCAACTCTCGCTGCAGCTTCCACGGAGCGGTGACGGTGGGGTAGAAGCCTTCACGGTGCACGTCCCCGGAGTGGCTGATGCGCGACAAGCGCAACACCCACGGGTGGGAGACATCGAGTGTGTTCCAGCACAGCATCAGAGCGCCGCCTTGGGCGACGACTCTGTCGGCTTCCGCAGACGCAGCCGCCGTGTCGACCCAATGCCACGTCTGCGCACTCACGTATGCGTCCATGCTGCCCCCCGCTAGGGCAGTGGCTTCCGCCGTGGCGCGCCACACCGGTACGTCCGGAAGCCGGGAACGCAGCATGCCGAGCATGCTCATCGATGGATCCAGCGCCCCCACGAACCGCCCCGGTCGGAGCAGCGTGGAGGTGAGTTTTCCTGTGCCTGCGCCCACGTCGATAAGCGAACGCGCCTCGGCGACGAGCTCAGCGACATCTGGCGGATAGGTTGGGCGGACATCGTCGTAATCATCCGAGCCGGACCTGAACGCGGTTGCTGTGCGTACGCGAGCTGCATCGGTGACAAAACCCGGATTCTCTTTCGCGCTCGGCTTGAAATGCCGCGGCTCCGGGTGCGTATTCATGGAGTGAAATGTACCCGCTTATCCGAGCCCAGTGAATTCACCATGAACGTTCACTGTGAACGCTTCCGGCTCGCCACGCAAAAACCTCGCGCGACTAATACGATGGCGTAGGTTCACGTGCGGGACGTTTCCCGCACCGTATGACTAATGCTCCAACGAAGGATGACTCGCACCCCCGTGAAACGACACACACGCATCACCGCCGCGAGTGCGGCACTTGTGCTCACAGCCTCCGCGCTGGGGGCGTGCGGGGACCGCAAGGACGACCTCCAGGTGACGGACGCTGCCAACGAGTCGCGTGAGGAGCTCGCTGAGGTTGAAGCTGATTTCTCCGGCGAGCCGAGCACCTTCACCCAAACGATGAAGGTCGCCGGCCGGGAACGCGAGTATATGGTCACCACCCCTCCGAATGTGGACGAGCGTGAAGGCCTCCCTCTGATTTTCGTCTTCCACGGGTACAAGATGACCGACAAATCTATGCGTTCAATGACGGAATTCGACAAAGCTAACGCCGTTGTCGTGTACATGCAAGGGGTGAATAGTGCGTGGGCACCCGCGCCTTACGCTGCCACCTCCGGCGATGAGGACCTCGAATTTTTCGATGCGGTGCGCCAGGAAATGCTCGACAAATACCCGATCGACCCGTCGCGCGTCTTTGCTGCCGGGCATTCGAACGGCGGCGGGTTCGCTGCGTACACCGCCTGCAACCGCGCGCACCAACTCACTGGTATCGGAACAGTCTCAGCCGCTTACTACGACACCGTTTTTGACGGGTGCTCTTCGATCCCAACGAAGCAGATCGACTTTCACGGAACAAACGACAGCGTGATCAAATACGACGGCGGTGTCCGCCACGGTGCTGATTACGAGCCCGTAGCCGAGGTGATGGAGCAGGCGGCGCAGAGAAACTACTGCGAAGAGACTCCCGACGAGGAGACGATTGACCGTCCCGGCGAAGAGTTCATGTGGGAAGGCTGCGATGCTCAGCTACGCCACTACCGCCTCGACGGCAGCGGGCACATCTGGCCCGGCAGCGACAGTGACAAAGGCCCGGGGGAGAATACCGCCGACGATTTTGCCACCCGTGAGATCCTCGACTTCTTCGGTGTTTCCTACCGCGCGAACCTGGGTTAAGGGGAGCCGGTTCTGACAGCCTCCGCTTCTGGCAATGCGAATTGCCAATGGCCGTCAATCTTTTGTTTGTAGCCGTACTTGATTCCATCAGGTCCTTGCTGGAGCTCGTGCGACGTGAGCTCGTAGTGCTGCGGTAGCCCATCGCGCCCATAGGACATCGTCCGGTGCAGTTTCTCGAACGGGCCGGGGATTCCCCGCCGCTCCATCAACCATGCGGCCAAGAGAGTCACCAGCCACACTCCTGTGGCCAAAGCCATCTGCCCGGCAATGGGGAAGTCGTGCCCAATGCCGAGCAGGAACACAGATGTGAGCGGGAACAGGATGAGGGTCTGGCCGAGGTATCCCGTCATGGACCGCTTGCCTAGGGCGTTGAAGGAAGCGAGCCAGCCGGGAACAGCCGCACCCTCGTTGATCCGGCGCTGCACCGGACGCATCGCAAGCATCACCGCGGCGAGAATCCCCGGCCCCGTCAGTCGCCCTAGCGCTTGATTGAGGAGGGCGAAGCCCGGTTCCCACTCGTAGGGCAGCACACCCACCGATGACAGCCCGAACGGAAAGCCTACGAAGAGGATTACGAGCACCGTGACGATCACCCACGCCCACAGGCGGCCGGCATACCCGTCCACATCCTGCATCACCCGCTCACGCCCCCACACGAACCCGAGGAGGACAAGGGGCAGGATGGACAGGGTGGGGAAGGCGTGCGCACCCAGCACCCCCACAGCGTGGTGGAGCTGGTCGACGTATGTCGGCTGCATATCGCCGTAGAACATGTCCATGGACAGTATCGGGGCGCCCGGCCCCTGAATGAAGATCATGAGCGCCCCGAGTGCGCAGTAGGCACACCAGAGTCCGAGCAAAACGCCTGAGACAATCCGCAGGACTCTGTCGCTGCCTCCGATGAGCAGAGCAGTCACCATTCCGCAGATGCCGTACGCGGTGAGAATGTCGCCCGGAAAGAAGAACACTAGGTGCACGAGACCGAAGCAGAAGAGGAAGAAGTACCGCTTCAGTACCACCTTCTTCGCGGCCCTGTTGGTGTAACCGCGCCGCCACAGACTTCCCACGATCATTCCGATCCCCATGCCGAGCAGCATGGAGAACATCGCCAAACCACGCACGTGGACGAACATCGCCTGGAAAATAATCAGGACTATGTCCAGAGCACTCGGATCCGCTCCTGTCCCACCGAAGAATTCTGAGTGAGCGGCATCGTGTGAGGCAAGCCAATTGGTGGGCACATTCGCCAGCGCGATGCCCAACAGGGCCATACCCCGTGCGACATCCGGCGCGATGTAGCGCACTTTGCTCACTCCCGCGCCTTGCTGTGTCCGAGTTTTCATTCCCCAGCTCCTTCTAGCGCGAGCACAACGTGCGTGTGACGTGGTGTACACCCTGAAATATACGCGTGCATGAGCTCGAGAAAGCGGCCTGAGGGAACGCGCGACCCGTCGCGAAGCAGCATTGCTGGAAACTTGAAGGTCCCCAATGTCGGCGAGGACGAGCGCTTTCTTTTTATCCGACGTTTTGCCAACCGCTTGGCAGGGTGTCAAGTACGCCAGCGTCCCGGAAGGCGGCACGCTCGCAGTGCTCGGGCTCGGCCCTATTGGCCAGATGGCTTCCCGTATCGGGGCGCGCACTTCGGCTACCGCGTGATCGGCGTCGACCCCGTTGCGGAGCGCCGCGCCATGGCATCCCGGCACGGCATCGAGGTTCTTGAGGGCGGCGAGGGGGTCGTCGAGGAGTTGCGAGAGCTTACCGACGGCCGCGGGCCCGACTCCGTCGTCGATGCCGTCGGCATGGAAGCACACGGGTCTCCCATTGCCGGCACCGCGCAGGCGGCTACTGGCCTGCTGCCCTCACCGCTCGGCCGCGCTGCCATGGACAACGCGGGTGTGGACCGCCTCAGCGCGCTCTACACCGCTATTGACGCCGTGTGACGCGGGGGAACCATCTCGTTGAGCGGCGTCTACGGCGGGATGAAGGACCCGATGCCGATGATGACGCTTTTTGACAAGCAGGTGCAGATGCGGATGGGCCAGTGCAACGTGCGCAACTGGACAGATGACATCCTCCCGCTGGTTGACGACCGGTCCGACCCCCTCGGCGTACTCGACCTGAAAACCCACACGGCATCGCTCGACGACGCTCCCGCCATGTACGAGAAGTTCCAGAAGAAGGAGGACGGCTGCATCAAGGTCGTGCTCCAGCCGTAAGCGGAGCCAACGACTGCGAGGGACCCTGCGAGCTCGTTTCTCGCGGGGTCTTTCCGCTAATCAGTCGCCCACGCCGATGAAAAAAGTGGCTCTCCGACCGACATATGTTCATCTAAATAAGTGCTGGTCGGAAAGCCGAAACCCATAAAAATGTGTCGGGCTGACAGGATTTGAACCTGCGACCCCTACACCCCCAGTGTAGTGCGCTGCCAAACTGCGCCACAGCCCGTTGTTCGCTCGCGGTGCACGCGCTCGCTTGCTCGCGTGGAACTTGGACAGATTACCGCATGGTCGGGTAATTGCGGTAATCGGCTGGTCACGTAAAGTTGCCCCATGGGCAAGTTTGACTGGTTCTGGAAAGCGATGGGCTCGTCCACCGAGCGCAACGACAAGAAATCCAAGGGCATTGTCTCGCAGGCGCACGGCTTGATCGACAGCTATGCGCAGCGCAGCGACGCGGAACTGGTCGAGGCGATCCGGGGGACGGTCGCCGGCGGGAAGATCACGGCCAAAGCGGATTTCTTGGCGGTTCTGTCTGTGGCATCGTCCCGAGCGCTTGGCATGACGCCGTTCGAGGTACAGAACCAAGCGGTGCTCCGCCTGCTCGAGGGCGATGTGATCCAGATGGCCACGGGTGAAGGCAAGACCCTTGTTGGTGCGATGGCGGCGACGGGTTTCGCGCTCACCGGGAAGCGGGTGCATCTGATCACGGTGAACAACTACCTTGCTGCGCGCGATGCGGACTGGATGCGCCCGCTGGTCGAGTTCTTCGGTCTTACGGTCGCGTCGGTGACCGAAGCCTCTAACCGTGAGGAACGCATCAACGCCTACCGCAGCGACATAGTCTACGCCCCGGTCGCCGAGATCGGCTTCGACCACCTGCGCGACAACCAGATCACGCACCGCGACCAGACGGTCCAGGTCCGCGCCGACGTCGCGCTTGTAGACGAGGCCGACAGCGTGCTTGTCGACGAAGCCTTGGTGCCCCTCGTCCTCGCCGGCGCCAAGCCGGGGGAGCAGGCCACCGGCAAGATCACTGAGGCGGTGTCGCATCTGGTGGAGGGCAAGGACTACACCATCGACTCCGACCGCAGGAACGTCTTCCTCACCGATGAGGGGGCGTCCAAGGTGGAGCGCGCCCTCGGCATCGATTCGTTGTACTCCGACGAGAACATCGGCACCGTGCTTGTGCGGGTGAACCTCGCCCTACACGCCAAGGCGCTGCTCATCCGGGACGTGCACTACATCGTCCAGGACGGCAAGATCGACCTTGTCGACGCGTCGCGCGGCCGCGTCGCAGAGCTGCAGCGCTGGCCGGATGGGCTTCAAGCTGCCGTGGAGTCCAAAGAAGGCCTCGACGTTTCCGAGGGCGGGCGCATCCTCGACCAGATCACGCTGCAGGCCCTCATGCGCCGCTACCCGATGGTCTGCGGGATGACCGGTACTGCGGTCGAAGCGACCGACCAGCTGCGCCAGTTCTACGACCTCCACGTCTCTGTGATCGACCGGGCCAAGGAATTACGCCGCTTCGACGAAGCCGACCGCATCTACGCCACCATGGACGAGAAATTCGCCGCCATCGTTGATGAAATCGCCCACATTCATTCCACCGGACAGCCGGTGCTAGTGGGCACACACGACGTGGCCGAATCCGAAACGCTGGCAGATTCCCTGCGCGAGCGCGGCATCTCAGTCAACGTGCTTAACGCGAAGAACGATGCCGAAGAAGCCCGCATTGTCGCGGAAGCCGGCGATCTCGGCCGTGTGACTGTGTCCACCCAGATGGCCGGGCGCGGCACCGACATCCGGCTGGGAGGCGCGGACGAAGCTGACCGCGATGCCGTGGTAGAGCTCGGCGGCCTCGCCGTTATCGGAACTGCCCGCCACCGCACCGCGCGACTGGACAACCAGCTTCGCGGCCGTGCCGGGCGCCAGGGCGACCCTGGGCTGAGCGTGTTCTTCGTGTCTCTGGAAGACGACATCGTCACAGCCGGAGGGGCCGATGAACGTGTGAGCACCCAGCCCGACACAGACGGCCGGATCGAGTCCAAGCGGGTGCAGGACTTCATCGAGCACTGCCAACGCGTCACGGAGGGGCAACTGCTGGAAATTCACGCGCAGACGTGGAAATACAACCAGTTGCTGGCGGACCACAGGGAGATCGTCGATAAGCGGCGCGCGTCGCTGCTGGACACCGATCAAGCGTGGCGCGAACTCGCCGAACGCGACCCGGCGCGTGCTGGTGAACTGGAGGGGCAGAGGATCGACCGCGGCGTGCTCGAACAAGCGGCGCGCGACATCATGCTGTTCCACCTCGACGACGAATGGTCCGAACACCTCGCACTCATGGACGATGTGCGCGAATCGATCCACCTCCGTGCTATCGCCCGCGAAACCCCCATTACCGAGTTCCATCGAATCGCCGTGCGGGAATTCAAGGAACTGGCCAACCGTGCAGTGGAGCGCGCTACGGACTCCTTCGGAGCCGTGACTATCGACGGCGACGGTGCGCACCTCGCAGATGCCGGATGGAAACGGCCGAATGCGACATGGACCTACATGGTCTCCGACAACCCACTGTCCGGCGGAGGAAACTCCGTTATTTCCGGCATAGCCAGCATTTTCCGTTGATGCGGGCGAGGGACCCCGGTGTCACAAGCGCGCAGCGGGACCAGTTGTCAGTATGATGATCGTGGACTTAAATTTAGATCTGTATCCGTCAAAATGTCAGGAGAAGAGATGAGCGAGAACACCGGTACACCGGAGGCACAGGTAGAGACCACCTCTGTCTTCCGTGCGGATCTTCTGAAGGAGATGGAAACGGGAGCTACCACCGCCTCTGAGCACGTCGGTGGCGTGGAGGGCCTGCCTGCCGGCGAAGCACTGCTGGTGGTCAAGCGTGGCCCGAACGCTGGTGCACGCTTCCTGCTTGATCAGGACACAACGACAGCGGGCCGCCACCCGGAGGCGGACATATTCCTCGACGATGTCACTGTGTCGCGCCGGCACGCAGAATTCCGCCGCAACGACGGCGAGTTCGAGGTCGTCGATGTCGGATCTCTGAACGGCACCTACGTGAACCGTGAACCGCGTAATTCCCAGACGCTGTCCACCGGCGACGAGATTCAAATCGGCAAATTCCGCCTCGTGTTCATTGCGGACGAGGATTAGAATGCCCCGCTAAAGACGGTATTCACTCCGCTTCGGGTCAGCAGGTTCCGCGAAAGCTGCCGTGCACCCGACGCAGGAGTGAAAGTGTTTCAGATAAATCTGAGCAGAGTACGACTGAGTTAGACAGAATTAGACACTGTGAGCGCAATCCGGAAGACAAAGCCGAGCAATCAGGCACGCCGCTCTGGCACCAAAACCATGTCTATCGGCGTGGTGATCAAGTGCCTTAGCGAGGAGTTTCCGGATGTCACCGTGTCTAAGATCCGGTTCCTCGAATCGGAGGGGCTCATCAGCCCCGAGCGCACCCAGTCCGGTTACCGCCGTTTCACCGAAGCGGATGTGGAGAGACTGCGCTACATCCTGACCACCCAGCGCGACAACTACCTGCCGTTGAAGGTGATTCGGGAGCAGCTCGAGGCGATGGACTCGGGCAAGGTCACGGCGGTGATGACCGGCCAAAGCGCGGCCCAGCCACTCATCGCACCAGAGCAATTCGCCGCACCGGCAGCGACCCGTCTCACCGACGAAGATGTTGCCGAGCATGCCGATTGCGCGCCCGAGATCGTTGCGCAATGCATCGATGCCGGATTGATCGTTCCAGACGCTTCCGGCCTGTTCACCGTCGATGATGTTCGCGTGGTCTCTACAGCTGTTTCGCTGACCGAGTTCGGCTTGGACTCCCGTCATTTGAAACGCATCAGCCAGTCCGCCAGCCGCCAGGCGGATGTGATCAGCCAGGTCACGGAGCCCGTAGCCAAATCGGGGCGCGCGGCTGCCAAGCAAGAGGCCAGCGAGATTAGTCAGCAAATGACAGCTCTTGTGGTGTCGCTCCACGCCGCACTGGTCAAGAACGAACTCCGCCGCGGATTGTCTTAACTGTCATGAGCACTGTTCCAGTTTCGCTGTGCGGGGTTTTTCCGGTTGGGCCGGAGAATTTCCTGTGCGCAGTTCTCCTGTGGGAAGAACGCCGGCGTTTTCTGCCGATCTGGCTTTCGCCAGTAGGTGGAGCTCAGCTCTTGGGAAGGATTGGGGAGTGGGAGCCAACCCGCCCCGACACGCACAACCTGCTCGTCGACATCATTGAGCAGTCGACGTCTGGGGTCGCGGCGGTCGAGCTGACCGGTTATTACAACGGTGTGTACCTGGCCCAGGTGACTATGGAAGACGGTGCCGAGATCGATTGCCGCCCAACCGATGCTCTCGCGCTGGCCCTCATGCTGGATCGGCCGATCGAGGTCGAAGAAGATGTGCTGAGCCACGCGTCCCTGTGGCTGAGCGCAGATGACGCCGCCGCATATTTCGATATCGAGTTCGACGATGATGTCGCGGTGGATTCTGGATCGCCCGACGCTGACCGCGGCAACTCTGCCAGCGGCGATATACAGGCCGACTTGGATTTCGAGAACCTCATGCGTGAGCTGGGCGTGGACGAGAAGGATCTCGGAATCGGTGATGCTCCTGATACGCAAGATGACAGTGGGGAAGACTGAACCTAAAGTTAAAGTTGAGGTTAAAACTTCGGCGTGTCGAGGGCTCGACCCTTGACCGCAGCATATGCTTGCTTTTAAATAATCTTTAGGCTCTTTCCTAAACTTCATGGGAGTAATTACGTGACTACGATCGATAGCGTGAACGCCGCCGACGGCATCGAAGCGCCGGTTCAGGAGACCCTTTTTGACCTGGGCCCCTCCGACGAGGTCGGCTACCGCGTCCCGATCGCATGCCAGGTCGCCGGTATCACGTACCGGCAGCTCGACTACTGGGCACGCACCGATCTGGTCCGGCCTTCCATCCGCAACGCAACGGGATCCGGCTCGCAGCGCCTGTACTCCTTCAAAGACATACTCGTCCTGAAGATTGTGAAGGGACTGCTGGACACGGGTATTTCGCTGCAGAACATTCGCCTCGCCGTGGACAAGCTGCGTGACCGCGGAATCAATGAGATTTCTGAAATCACCCTTGTCTCTGACGGCACCACTGTCTACGAGTGCCGCAGCAACGACGAGATCATTGACCTCCTCGGAGGGGGCCAGGGAGTGTTCGGCATCGCCGTCCCGCAGATTGTCAAGGAACTCACCGGTACTATCTCCGCGTTCCCGTCGGAGCGCATCGGTGGTATTGATGACAGCGATGACGGCAACGTCGTCGCGCTCGACGAGCTGGCTGACCGTCGTCGCCGCCGTAGCTCGTAGAATCCGATCCGCTGCCTGAAACGGTTTCGCTTTTCGCTGCGGCGGAGCTAGTTCATCGCGGAGCTAATTGCTCCGGTTAAGCCGGCTTATCCTTCTCCCGCTACATTAACCCGGCTGCGGCGCGGATCGCGGGGCCGAGGGCTTCTGCGGACTCGGCATCAGCGGTGAACTCGGCGGCACGAGCAAGAGCTGGGTCGGAGCCGCCGTCACCTGCATTGACAATGCTCAACGTTACGCCGCGTTCCTGAGCCGCTGCGAGGGCATGCTCGGGGTAATCGTTGTCGGGATCGTCCGTGCCGGATGTGATGAGGACGATCCGGACAGGCGTATCTGCGTTCGCTTCAGACTCGGCGTAGTCCACCGCGGCGGAAACGGCTTCCCGGGTGAGTGGTTGGCCGTCGTTGAGAAAACGGGCGGCCGTGCCAATGAGAGCGTCTGCGTCTGTCGTGAATGCGACATTCGCGCGGTACCCCTTGTTCGCACCGGGGGAAAGGGGAGAGGAATAATTCCACAGCGCTACGGAGCGGCCGGAACCGGTGAGTTCGCCGACTGCTTCGTCAATGGCTGCCGCGGCTGCATCGTTGTATGCGGACATTGCTGCGGAGGTGTCGAGCAGGAATAACGTGTCCACAGGTTCGCCTGCGGCCACAGCATCCGAATTGGGTGCGGGCGCGTCGGCGGGTGCCGGATCCTTGATGCGGGCACCACCCGCGGGTGCGGCAGCGGCCCAGACCTGGTCACCTACCTCCGTTCGGCCTTTCACCTCGCCGTGGGTATTCAGGAATGCCTGTCCCGCCTCTTCGGCGAATGCCTGGGCGGCTCGAGTCTGTTCCTCGCTCACAGTGTCAGTGGTTGTCAGTGGAATGGCGGAGTAGACCAGCTCTGCGCCGTCGATAGGCGTGAATGTGCGTCCCTCGGGTGCGGCGTCTTCGGCGGTGGCCACCGCTTTATCCTGGTTCGACGCTGCTTCATCAGTGGTGCGCACGCGCTGGCTGTTAAGCGCATCGACTGCTTCTTCCTGCGTGTCGGCGAAGTGACTTGCTGCGATTGCAGATGCCTCCGGCTGTTCGCCAGTGGGGAAGAGGATACTCGGCAGCGCCGGGGAATCCGGCGTAGAACCACCAGCGGCCACCGCTACACCGACGGGGGTGGCGTAGACAGCAGGAGGTTCATTAGTCGAGGCGCTTCTTCCTGTTGCCGCGAGCTCCTTGTCCGTGATCGGGGATTGCGGCGCGATGTACACGGCGGCAGTTGAAAGGTCCCCGACAAGCTCCGGTTTCACGCAGTAGTCGCGGACGACGGGCGTCGAGGCAGCATAATCGCTGACGAATCTCTCGCCTATCGACGTGCTGGCTGCTGCCACGGGGAGCGGCAGGTCACCGGCAACGCACTGCGCTTGATCGCCGGAAGCTGCGTCACTGCCGTCGCCAGAACCGTCGTCGCGCAGCAACAGCCACGCAGCACCTGCCACCACGAGCAGGACGACGGCCGAAATCAGCGCGATCAGTCCTTTGGACAGGGAGTAATTATTTTTTTCGGTGGAGTGCCGTCCCATGGCCCAAGCCCCTTTCGAGCAGACATCTTCCAAGTCAGCTTAGCTGTCCAGAACGCCCTGGAGGATCGCGACGAGGCGGTGTCGCAGGGGTTCTGCCCGCGCGGTGAATTCACGCTGCCGAGAGACGTATTCGGCCTTCCCTTCAGGTGTCTCGATGGGGACTACACCGTAGCCGAGCACCTGGCAATCGTACGGCGATGCCTCCATGTCCAGCAGACGGATA encodes:
- the secA2 gene encoding accessory Sec system translocase SecA2, which encodes MGKFDWFWKAMGSSTERNDKKSKGIVSQAHGLIDSYAQRSDAELVEAIRGTVAGGKITAKADFLAVLSVASSRALGMTPFEVQNQAVLRLLEGDVIQMATGEGKTLVGAMAATGFALTGKRVHLITVNNYLAARDADWMRPLVEFFGLTVASVTEASNREERINAYRSDIVYAPVAEIGFDHLRDNQITHRDQTVQVRADVALVDEADSVLVDEALVPLVLAGAKPGEQATGKITEAVSHLVEGKDYTIDSDRRNVFLTDEGASKVERALGIDSLYSDENIGTVLVRVNLALHAKALLIRDVHYIVQDGKIDLVDASRGRVAELQRWPDGLQAAVESKEGLDVSEGGRILDQITLQALMRRYPMVCGMTGTAVEATDQLRQFYDLHVSVIDRAKELRRFDEADRIYATMDEKFAAIVDEIAHIHSTGQPVLVGTHDVAESETLADSLRERGISVNVLNAKNDAEEARIVAEAGDLGRVTVSTQMAGRGTDIRLGGADEADRDAVVELGGLAVIGTARHRTARLDNQLRGRAGRQGDPGLSVFFVSLEDDIVTAGGADERVSTQPDTDGRIESKRVQDFIEHCQRVTEGQLLEIHAQTWKYNQLLADHREIVDKRRASLLDTDQAWRELAERDPARAGELEGQRIDRGVLEQAARDIMLFHLDDEWSEHLALMDDVRESIHLRAIARETPITEFHRIAVREFKELANRAVERATDSFGAVTIDGDGAHLADAGWKRPNATWTYMVSDNPLSGGGNSVISGIASIFR
- the odhI gene encoding oxoglutarate dehydrogenase inhibitor Odhl, with the translated sequence MSENTGTPEAQVETTSVFRADLLKEMETGATTASEHVGGVEGLPAGEALLVVKRGPNAGARFLLDQDTTTAGRHPEADIFLDDVTVSRRHAEFRRNDGEFEVVDVGSLNGTYVNREPRNSQTLSTGDEIQIGKFRLVFIADED
- a CDS encoding MerR family transcriptional regulator — translated: MSIGVVIKCLSEEFPDVTVSKIRFLESEGLISPERTQSGYRRFTEADVERLRYILTTQRDNYLPLKVIREQLEAMDSGKVTAVMTGQSAAQPLIAPEQFAAPAATRLTDEDVAEHADCAPEIVAQCIDAGLIVPDASGLFTVDDVRVVSTAVSLTEFGLDSRHLKRISQSASRQADVISQVTEPVAKSGRAAAKQEASEISQQMTALVVSLHAALVKNELRRGLS
- a CDS encoding bifunctional nuclease family protein, with amino-acid sequence MSTVPVSLCGVFPVGPENFLCAVLLWEERRRFLPIWLSPVGGAQLLGRIGEWEPTRPDTHNLLVDIIEQSTSGVAAVELTGYYNGVYLAQVTMEDGAEIDCRPTDALALALMLDRPIEVEEDVLSHASLWLSADDAAAYFDIEFDDDVAVDSGSPDADRGNSASGDIQADLDFENLMRELGVDEKDLGIGDAPDTQDDSGED
- a CDS encoding MerR family transcriptional regulator produces the protein MDSVNAADGIEAPVQETLFDLGPSDEVGYRVPIACQVAGITYRQLDYWARTDLVRPSIRNATGSGSQRLYSFKDILVLKIVKGLLDTGISLQNIRLAVDKLRDRGINEISEITLVSDGTTVYECRSNDEIIDLLGGGQGVFGIAVPQIVKELTGTISAFPSERIGGIDDSDDGNVVALDELADRRRRRSS